The genomic region GTTCGCCCATTAAAGCGGTACGCGAGCTGGGTTTAGAACGTCGTGAGACAGTTCGGTCCCTATCCGCTGTGCGCGTAGGAATATTGAGAAGGGCTGTCCCTAGTACGAGAGGACCGGGACGGACGAACCTCTGGTGTGCCAGTTGTCCTGCCAAGGGCATGGCTGGTTGGCTACGTTCGGAAAGGATAACCGCTGAAAGCATCTAAGCGGGAAGCCTGCTTCGAGATGAGTATTCCCACCACCTTGAGTGGTTAAGGCTCCCAGTAGACGACTGGGTTGATAGGCCAGATGTGGAAGCCCGGTAACGGGTGGAGCTGACTGGTACTAATAGGCCGAGGGCTTGTCCTCAGTTGCTCGCGTCCACTGTGTTAGTTCTGAAATAACGAACGGCCGTGTTTTGTTCCGGTGTTGGTTAATTTCATAGTGTTTCGGTGGTCATTGCGTTAGGGAAACGCCCGGTTACATTCCGAACCCGGAAGCTAAGCCTTTCAGCGCCGATGGTACTGCAGGGGGGACCCTGTGGGAGAGTAGGACGCCGCCGAACAATTATTGCGGACTAGCCCCGTGCCCTTGTGGCACGGGGCTTTTCTGCGTTCACGGCAAGGCCTCCTCAGCCTCAGTGCCGGCTTCGGGGAAGGGCGGCGGACGTGAGGACGGGGCGCTCCGCGGAGATTGAGTGGGCCGGCGAGGCGGCCAGGGGAGCGCGAGTGGAAAGTTCGAACCGGTGGTTCTGAGCACCCCTGGGTTCGGGGTATGCTTTATCTCGTTGCCGCAAGGCAGCAGGCCCCAATAGCTCAGTCGGTAGAGCGTCTCCATGGTAAGGAGAAGGTCTGCGGTTCGATTCCGCATTGGGGCTCAGCACAGAGAAAGGCCCCCGCCATCGGCGGGGGCCTTTCTCATGTCCGGAGGATTCCGGGGGGAGCGAGGAGCCAGATCCCTAGAGGTTCTGCGGCTCCGGGACGCGCATGGCCAGGATGGCCATGTCGTCGGATGCGGGCTCCGCGGCGAAGCGCTCGACGGCCCGCAGGATGCGCCCTGCCACCGCGCCGGCCGTCAGGCCCGTACACACGGCGAGGACATCGGCCAGCCCGTCGTCGCCCAGCATGCGGGTCCCCTCGCGGCGTTCGGTGACTCCGTCGGTCACACACAGGAGGACATCGCCCGGCTCCAGGGTGACTTCCTGCTCGTAGAGCTCGAGGTCCTCGATGACTCCCAGGAGAGGCTGCGGCTCGGCCGCCGCCTCCACGGTGCCGTCCTGGCGCAGACGCAGGGGGAGAGGATGGCCGGCGCAGACCACCTTCAGGAGGGCGCTGCCGTCCTCCTGGGGCCACAACTCCCCGTAGAGAAGGGTGAGGAAGCGGCTGCGCGCGCCCTCGTCCAGGATCGCGGCGTTGAGCCGCTCCAGCACTGCGGGGCCACCGAACCCCTCGCGGGCCAGCAGGCGCAGGGCATGACGGGCGAGGCCTGTGACGGCCGCCGCCTCGGGGCCCGTACCGCAGACGTCACCGATGGCGAAGCCGTAGGCGCCGTCACGAATGGGGAACACGTCGTAGAAGTCGCCGCCGACCTCGTTGCCCTCGCCCGCCGCCCGGTAGATGACCTCGATCTCGACGTTCGGCACGTCGGGCAGACCGGGCGGGAGCAGGCTCCGCTGGAGGGACTGGCTGATGGCCATACGCTCCGAGTACAGGCGGGCGTTGTCGAGGGCCAGAGCGGCGCGTCGGGACAGGTCCTCGGCGAGCTCCAGGATCTCCTGGCGGAAGTGCTCGTCGGACGGCTTGCCGAGCGTGAGCATGCCGATCACGCGGTTCCTCGCCACCAGCGGCAGCACCACGGTCTCGCCGCCCACGGCGGCCGCCGTGGCCAGCGTCGTACGGGCGGCCGCCCCCATGCTCAGGGGCGCATCCCTGCCCAGGGTGCGCTTGGAGGTGCGCAGGGCGGCCTGATGGCCGGCCTCCGTGGGCGCCGGCCAGATGCGGGCTCCGGGGGCCGGGACGGGGTCCGGCGGGTCGATGGACGAGAGCAGGGCCTTCAGACCGTCGATGCGCTCCTCGTCCTCGTGGAGGACATAGGAGAGATACGGCTCCGAGGACTGGTCCGCGATGGTGTAGACGGCGCACCAGGTGGCCAGGGTGGGCACGGTCATCTGTGCCATCAGCGCCAGGGTCTGGTCCCTGTCCAGCGTTCCGGCCAGCAGGTCGGACGCCTCGACGAGGAAGGACAGCGAGCCGCGTCGCAGGCGTTCCAGCTCGCCCAGTCTGGCCGACTCGACAGCCAGCGCGATGCGGTCCGCGGCGAACTGCAGCCGCAGCGCCTCTTCGTTGGAGTATCTGCCCGCCGCTTCGGCCGCGACCCCGAGGGATCCGGTGAGACGCCCCTCGACCTTGAGCGGGACCGTGACGACCGAGCGCATCCCTGTGTCGCTGAGCAGCGGTACGGCGCCCGGGACGACGGTGAGGTCCTCGTGGACGGCGGGCATGCGGGCGGAGCCGTAGCGGCCCGTGCCGGCCTCTACAGGGACCCGTGCGAAGCGCTGGCGGGCGGACGGAAGACCGGTGGTCGCACGGACCTCCAGTTCCGTCTCGTCATCGGTGGCCAGCAGCAGGAAGGCGGCGTCGGCGTCCAGCATGTCGCGCGCCCGCTCCACCGTGCGCTGCAGGAGTCCGTCGAGGTCGTCGGGGGCCGGTGAGCCGATGAAGATCTCGAACGGATCGGTGGCACGGTTCTCGGCCGAGGTGTCGGACACGGGGGCGCGCACCGGCGTCTGGAGAACGGCGCGTTCGTAGTCGCGCACGAGGAGGCAGACGGTGGAAGGCTCCCCGTCGGCATCGCGGACTCTGAGGTGCGAGGCGTACACCGGGATGACACGGCCGTCGGCGCCGCGGATGCCGTAGCTGCCCTCCCACCGGGAGAGCCGCAGGGCGTCGGCGATGCCGGTGTTGGTGCCCGGGGTGTGCGGCCACGCCACGAAGTCGGTGAGCTGCTTTCCGTCGACCTGCTCGGCGGCGTATCCGAAGAGGAAGGACGCGTCGTCGTTCCACGAGGCGATGGAGCCGGAACCGTCGATCTGGACGACGGCCACCCGCACACGCTGTTCCGCCACAGGCAGGAGAGCGGTGGGCAGGACCGGACTGGCCGAGCGGATACCCACAGGGCGTTCGGGAAGGTCGAGCTGGAACCAGACGTGTTTGTGCGTCGGGGTGTACTCGACGCCCCAACGGGAAGCGAGGGCCGCGCAGAGGAGCAGGCCACGGCCGCCCTCCCGGTCCGGGCTTCCGAAGTCGAGACCGGAACTCTGGAGCGGTACCTCCCGCTCCGGGTAGTGGTCGGAGACCTCGACGCGTACGCCGTCCTCGGTGCGCAGACAGAGCACATCGGCGGCCGTACCCGCATGAACGACCGCATTGGTCACGAGTTCACTGGTAAGAACGACGGCGTCGTCAACGACGTCCGTGTAACCCCACCCCTGGAGGGTGTCGCGGACGAACGCGCGGGCGGTCGCGACCGAGCGTCCGACCGGATCGAAAGTGGCAGCCGCGCGCGCGGTGATCACAGCACTCCCCATATGGTGTCTCGTCGCTTCCCCGAGTCCTGTGCCCGTATCTCGCCGCTTCGATTCGTCTGCCAGGCTAGACGTTCGCCCGGTGTCCCGGGTACACGAGGGCAGACTTGGGTACGCAGGGCACCCGGTGGTTGTGCGCCCGGCGCACAACTATGGGGCCCCCGGTGAGGGAAATGGGACGACCGTGAGACTGTCCCCGCCCTCCCGTTCCGGCCTGGTACGTTTCAACGATTTGACGACCGCATAGTCACCCGTCGACGGTGTGCTGTGGCGGTGAGCCAAAGTGGAAGTGGGCAAGCTTCCGATAACGGCCCGAGCGATACGGTCAACCCCTGCGGGAGGGACACGGTGGAGTCTGGCGTGGCGGCGCGGGGTTCAGGAACGCGCACAAAAGGCGGGCAGTCCGTGAAAAAGCAGCGCAATGGGACCATCGACGTGGACGCGGCAGCTCTGAACAGACTGCTCGCGGCCCTCGTGGCGATGCGTGACGGCAACTTCCGCAGGCGGCTCACCGTCTCCGGCGACGGCGTCCTCACGGAGATCGCCGCCGTCTTCAACGAGGTGGCCGACCGTAATCTGCACCTGACGGGTGAGCTCGCCCGTGTGCGGCGCGTGGTCGGGCGGGAGGGGAAACTCACCGAGCGCCTGGAGACCGGCGCGTGCGAAGGCTCCTGGGCGGCCGCGATCGACGCCTCCAACGAGCTCGTCGACGACCTGGCGCGCCCTGTGTCCGAAGTCGGACGGGTACTCTCCGCGGTCGCCGACGGCGACCTCGAACAGCGGATGGAGCTGCGCACCCACGCAGCGGACGAGACCGTACGCCCGCTCCGCGGGGAGTTCCTGAAGGTCGCCCGCACGGTCAACAACCTGGTCGACCAACTGTCCGCCTTCACCGAGCAGGTGACGCGGGTTGCGGTCGAGGTGGGCACCGAGGGCAAGCTGGGCGGCCAGGCCCAGGTGCGCGGCATGTCCGGGTCCTGGAAGGACCTCACGGACTCCGTCAACACCATGGCCTACCGCCTCACCGCCCAGGTGCGCGACATCGCCCTGGTGACCACGGCCGTGGCCAAGGGAGACCTGTCACGGAAGGTCACCGTCCATGTGGCCGGTGAGATGCTCCAGCTGAAGAACACCGTCAACACGATGGTGGACCAGCTGTCGTCGTTCTCCTCCGAAGTGACCCGGGTGGCCCGCGAGGTGGGCACCGAGGGTGAACTCGGTGGGCAGGCGACGGTGCCGGGTGTGGCCGGAGTCTGGAAGGACCTCACCGACTCCGTCAACACGATGGCCGGAAACCTCACGTCCCAGGTACGCGGTATCGCTGAGGTGACGACCGCGGTCGCCAACGGCGACCTGTCCCAGAAGGTCACGGTGAGCGCCCGAGGCGAGGTCGCGCAGCTCGCCGAGACGATCAACCAGATGACCGAGACGCTGCGTACCTTCGCCGACGAGGTGACGCGCGTGGCGAGCGAGGTCGGTGGCGAGGGGCTGCTCGGCGGCCAGGCGCAGGTGCCGGGTGCCGCGGGCACCTGGAAGGACCTCACCGACTCGGTGAACACGGTCTTCCGCAACCTGACGACGCAGGTGCGTGACATCGCGCAGGTGACCACCGCGGTGGCCAGCGGTGACATGACGCAGAAGGTCACCGTCGACGTGGCCGGCGAGATGCTGGAGCTGAAGAACACCGTCAACACGATGGTGGACCAGCTCCAGGCCTTCGGTTCGGAGGTCACCCGGGTCGCCCGGGAAGTCGGTGTCGAAGGCCGCCTCGGCGGCCAGGCGGAGGTACCGGGCGCGGCAGGGACGTGGAAGGACCTCACCGACTCGGTGAACACCGCCTTCCGGAACCTCACCGGCCAGGTGCGTGACATCGCGCAGGTGACCACCGCCGTCGCCAACGGCGATCTGTCGCAGAAGGTCACCGTGGACGTGGCCGGCGAGATGCTGGAGCTGAAGAACACCGTCAACACGATGGTGGCGCAGCTGTCCAACTTCGCCGACCAGGTGACGCGGATGGCGCGGGACGTGGGCACGGAGGGCCGCCTGGGCGGTCAGGCGCGGGTCGACGGTGTCTCCGGTACGTGGAAGGAGCTCACCGACTCCGTCAACTTCATGGCCGGGAACCTGACCTCCCAGGTGCGCCAGATCGCCCAGGTGACCACGGCGGTCGCGCGGGGTGACCTGTCGCAGAAGATCGACGTGGACGCCCGGGGCGAGATCCTGGAGCTGAAGAACACCATCAACACGATGGTCGACCAGCTCTCCGCCTTCGCCGACCAGGTGACGCGGGTGGCCCGCGAGGTGGGCACGGACGGCCGCCTCGGCGGCCAGGCCCAGGTGCCCGGTGTGGCAGGCGTATGGCGTGACCTGACCGACTCGGTGAACGGCATGGCGGGGAACCTCACCGCCCAGGTCCGCAACATCGCGCAGGTCGCCACGGCGGTCGCGCGGGGTGACCTGTCGCAGAAGATCGACGTGGACGCCCGGGGCGAGATCCTGGAGCTGAA from Streptomyces sp. QL37 harbors:
- a CDS encoding SpoIIE family protein phosphatase, yielding MITARAAATFDPVGRSVATARAFVRDTLQGWGYTDVVDDAVVLTSELVTNAVVHAGTAADVLCLRTEDGVRVEVSDHYPEREVPLQSSGLDFGSPDREGGRGLLLCAALASRWGVEYTPTHKHVWFQLDLPERPVGIRSASPVLPTALLPVAEQRVRVAVVQIDGSGSIASWNDDASFLFGYAAEQVDGKQLTDFVAWPHTPGTNTGIADALRLSRWEGSYGIRGADGRVIPVYASHLRVRDADGEPSTVCLLVRDYERAVLQTPVRAPVSDTSAENRATDPFEIFIGSPAPDDLDGLLQRTVERARDMLDADAAFLLLATDDETELEVRATTGLPSARQRFARVPVEAGTGRYGSARMPAVHEDLTVVPGAVPLLSDTGMRSVVTVPLKVEGRLTGSLGVAAEAAGRYSNEEALRLQFAADRIALAVESARLGELERLRRGSLSFLVEASDLLAGTLDRDQTLALMAQMTVPTLATWCAVYTIADQSSEPYLSYVLHEDEERIDGLKALLSSIDPPDPVPAPGARIWPAPTEAGHQAALRTSKRTLGRDAPLSMGAAARTTLATAAAVGGETVVLPLVARNRVIGMLTLGKPSDEHFRQEILELAEDLSRRAALALDNARLYSERMAISQSLQRSLLPPGLPDVPNVEIEVIYRAAGEGNEVGGDFYDVFPIRDGAYGFAIGDVCGTGPEAAAVTGLARHALRLLAREGFGGPAVLERLNAAILDEGARSRFLTLLYGELWPQEDGSALLKVVCAGHPLPLRLRQDGTVEAAAEPQPLLGVIEDLELYEQEVTLEPGDVLLCVTDGVTERREGTRMLGDDGLADVLAVCTGLTAGAVAGRILRAVERFAAEPASDDMAILAMRVPEPQNL